In Cervus elaphus chromosome 16, mCerEla1.1, whole genome shotgun sequence, a single window of DNA contains:
- the NFIL3 gene encoding nuclear factor interleukin-3-regulated protein, whose product MQLRKMQSIKKEQASLDAGSSVDKMMVLNSALTEVSEDLTTGEELLLNEGSVGKNKSSACRRKREFIPDEKKDAMYWEKRRKNNEAAKRSREKRRLNDLVLENKLIALGEENATLKAELLSLKLKFGLISSTAYAQEIQKLSNSTAVYFQDYQTSKSTVSAFVDEHEPSMVASSCISVIKHSPQSSLSDVSEVSSLEHSQEGPAQSGCRSPESKFQVIKQEPMELESYAREPRDDRGAYRGAVYQNYMGNSFPGYSHSPPLLQVNRSSSNSPRTSETDEGAVGKSSDGEDEQQVPKGPIHSPVELQRVHATVVKVPEVNSSALPHKLRIKAKAMQIKVEAFDHEFDGTQKLSSPVDMTSKRHFELEKHTTPNLVHSSLTPFSVQVTNIQDWSLKSEHWHQKELNGKTQSSFKTGVVEVKDSGYKVSDPENLFLKQGIANLSAEVVSLKRLIATHQISASDSG is encoded by the coding sequence ATGCAGCTGAGAAAAATGCAGAGCATCAAGAAGGAGCAGGCATCTCTTGATGCTGGTAGCAGCGTGGACAAGATGATGGTGCTTAACTCTGCCTTGACCGAAGTCTCCGAAGACTTGACGACAGGGGAAGAGCTCCTTCTCAATGAAGGAAGTGTGGGGAAAAACAAGTCCTCAGCATGTCGGAGGAAACGGGAATTCATTCCCGACGAGAAGAAAGATGCCATGTATTGGGAAAAGAGGCGGAAAAATAATGAAGCCGCCAAGAGGTCCCGGGAGAAGCGTCGACTGAATGACCTGGTTTTGGAGAACAAACTCATTGCACTGGGGGAAGAAAATGCCACTTTAAAAGCTGAACTGCTTTCCCTAAAATTAAAGTTTGGTTTAATTAGCTCAACAGCCTACGCCCAGGAGATTCAGAAACTCAGTAATTCTACAGCTGTGTACTTTCAAGACTACCAGACTTCCAAATCCACTGTGAGCGCCTTTGTGGATGAGCATGAGCCCTCGATGGTGGCTAGCAGTTGCATTTCTGTCATCAAGCACTCTCCTCAGAGTTCTCTGTCTGATGTTTCAGAAGTATCCTCGCTAGAACATTCACAGGAGGGCCCTGCGCAGAGTGGCTGCAGAAGCCCAGAAAGCAAATTCCAGGTCATCAAGCAAGAGCCGATGGAACTGGAGAGCTATGCCAGGGAGCCCAGAGATGACCGGGGTGCCTACCGAGGGGCTGTGTATCAGAACTACATGGGGAATTCCTTTCCCGGATACTCGCACTCTCCCCCTCTGCTGCAGGTCAACCGGTCCTCCAGTAACTCTCCGAGGACATCGGAAACTGATGAAGGTGCGGTAGGAAAGTCATCCGACGGAGAAGATGAGCAGCAGGTTCCCAAGGGCCCGATCCACTCTCCCGTTGAACTTCAACGTGTCCACGCCACAGTGGTTAAAGTTCCAGAAGTGAATTCCTCTGCTTTGCCACACAAGCTTCGGATTAAAGCCAAAGCCATGCAGATAAAAGTGGAAGCCTTCGATCATGAGTTTGATGGCACGCAAAAACTTTCCTCGCCTGTTGACATGACGTCTAAGAGACATTTCGAACTCGAGAAGCATACCACCCCCAACCTGGTACATTCTTCTCTCACTCCCTTTTCCGTCCAAGTGACTAACATTCAAGATTGGTCTCTCAAATCTGAACACTGGCATCAAAAAGAACTTAATGGCAAAACTCAGAGTAGTTTCAAAACTGGAGTGGTGGAAGTGAAAGACAGTGGTTACAAAGTCTCTGACCCAGAGAATTTGTTTCTGAAGCAGGGGATAGCAAACTTGTCTGCAGAGGTGGTCTCACTTAAAAGACTTATAGCCACACACCAAATCTCTGCTTCAGACTCTGGGTAA